A portion of the Naumovozyma castellii chromosome 2, complete genome genome contains these proteins:
- the NUM1 gene encoding Num1p (ancestral locus Anc_8.331) gives MDEQEPMARGEMESQLKDIERQINDIDNSSSDDEDDQQPPILARTSNDVAIHTNNNENMMNPFVADRNADFSIELSENLLKECRKLQAINQEKSKALEDKTKENEKINEKLNKALKEYRNSKDTNWELENKLMDISNQFKQVKNDLKIKDLELEKINKSLNDKMAEVEKINLEKDGLINKSNVERTSFQNEIKSLKRNISDLNDENDQLNDRIKKATVDSNIIIENKRKQTEIETLKQNLEDAKIKIKTQEENLNKLQQTKLSHEDDNKSIVSDRSSLLNAFEEVHKPDQKSITITDVKSFADENNYVLLPNKDYNELKNSVQPLTLQEMATKLEKSGEKVIPDSTYIEMTEKLQNPSEEYLSSKLESSFDKIPIFKDTYKQLTEPNLQHLKDSLKKFNQICVSEEDFSALNNKLEHPTLEYLKSKSKELNVVCVPTVHYDKITNPTLEQLSAKIKDLGNVVLSNDSFNQLQKQANEAHPDSIKNTEYNTQDKVSIIKWLADSIPDMKVISSAEYEALSDPTQESLEEKCNKKGLTCLPKDKADLLLMNYEAPTLEYLGKKASEQGYDIQPKSKVLNLVNNFESPSDEFLMKKAGENGKTIVPVKRFDELISIFEQPSIEFLNKKAATYNKRLVDIPEYQDLVNIRDEPSENFLISSANKLNMKLIQKEEYSKLRDIFENPSVEFLKMKANTLNYDIIEKDRLTELDGIYEKPSLSFLEEKATSIDQKLVPIEEYLSLKATSTSPNVEFITNKAKDLDCTVIPTEKYKTLLATTTNPKFEFLEEKVKSLGKEIVPLEEYNNLQENYNQPTMEFLAAKAKSMGQYILPVDEYNTLQTTSTSPPLEFLREKANSIDYQIISSAEYKQLQDSITHPSLQFLVEKASELGQQIISIDEFKKLEDLSTNPTLPFLEKKASLLGYHILKSDDYELLNKNSTNPSVEHLTDKASSIGQCVISREKLTTLTHSIDQPSREYLVDKATAIGEELVPSEELFKLKKISTEPTIDFLIEKASLKDCVLVESSKQKELLRRIENPTNNELESILAKENKTIISTQKLADLHESLNKPSEGYLREKAQTLDLILLSADDYTSLKEKNKDKNFLITSLSTMGLATVDINELSNLKEASVSNSNLDQLTKRLNDLGYVPVTQEQFEEFSTPLVDKVNKDEIELMCSKFSLYPLSVSEYESLKKKSQPIIYSDDQLISMLTAKGIECIPREELRAIKKNLEHPSVDYLKDNAIKVDMILIDRNAYENDMELLETPSLEYITEKAATLGYKTISIEEYEQNEKQFTTPSLEYLREHVNELNMVLLTEEEKEELDRKIESPSLPFLESKVSDLDMKIVSNQDYHELINKVDSLGAEDLKQLASKQNLIVVPKEEYNNLKNITENPSPQLIESALLKMNSKLILENDLKEIQEQAANPSPKFIAEKAKNLGLVVANHSDYEKLKTLAEDNSLDRASEIAKEHGYIVIKIDMLDETVTAGNKKSSNPFVSNSSIDPNDYLLLEKARYDILIDCKQLPTNKEDIMNMCSHFGYVAISSDEYSKLQQTIKIKEREEEDNSAKRTSDRTLNTLTTKLGAPADNFDIHEEAKKLNYQLVPLEEYNTLLSRISKEEDITLEKLKDYAKSFNMLLVRNDSNQFSPSESQNANSRRISLHSGDHSSMFSVDSLSTGQSVYYDATQSSQVIDSRVSLLTASTTNSSAFTDALDNNIPENETPLLETISRTSTVRADDDATGTISLPTIDDLRTYAKQLGYVLIPVAETSDPSPGVPELVDDGGNESEDELFDEKELERKAERFGKALVTLSDFEYFDNLKNGHISRDLLNKGASNLGLIIMEEATYENLEKQATIDEAKIRKISSNYGLVVLKKEELEHLREQLNDNELTVGNIKERASKLGFVPVTLSNYETLMASVAKKDSTGTDQSDLKEQESKSSYVAETQAATVLDSDMKKVHQGTSPSEDSVTTEGTINKEATSVSNTSGDNHLTGSEEAGRGVPQNKEDFIRLASEYGLISITKTRFDQIREELENPTFSKEQLIKEAMDFNMIIITKEEYEDLQKLKEENDFNDTSGYADETHDIDNEVAQLKKDARKYGLLSVPESAFIVTSYGNEPDENNVVVLPVSFYNSLLTKGQEQLSKVSDEELKKEANKRGFIMKLHWNNDSELKPPPIISASTGTRPASHFRTTSVESMDSPLGKSVASASGSIAFSDYDYQNSNKNSLHSRKTSLAGSHSSKGIQGASKSLRTASVDGGMSLATVASLSEPRIIPALTQTVIGEYLYKYYPRLGPLGSEARHERYFWIHPYTLTLYWSESNPIMENPSKTKTKGAAILGVESVIDNNPLPVGLYHKSIVVRAENRNIKFTCSTRQRHNIWYNSLRYLLQRSMEGIDLENIADDPSDMLYSGKIFPLPGEDQAHANRRLTISRRSRSYSSLRRKIPNRPSSIQNLRTQR, from the coding sequence ATGGACGAACAGGAACCCATGGCGAGAGGTGAAATGGAATCGCAACTGAAAGACATCGAGAGACAAATCAACGATATCGATAACTCATCTAGTGACGATGAGGACGATCAACAGCCTCCTATACTGGCTAGAACATCCAATGATGTGGCCATTCATACAAATAATAACgaaaatatgatgaatCCGTTCGTCGCTGATAGAAATGCAGATTTTTCCATCGAATTGAGTGAGAATTTACTGAAGGAATGTAGAAAATTACAAGCTATTAATCAGGAAAAGAGTAAAGCATTGGAGGACAAAACTAAggagaatgaaaaaattaatgagaaattaaataaagCGCTAAAGGAATATCGAAATTCTAAGGATACTAATTGGGAATTGGAGAATAAATTAATGGATATTTCTAATCAATTTAAACAAGTGaaaaatgatttgaaaattaaagatttggaattggagaaaattaataaatctCTTAATGATAAAATGGCTGAGGTAGAAAAGATTAATCTTGAGAAAGATGGGctaattaataaatcaaatgTGGAAAGGACATCGttccaaaatgaaattaaatcattgaagagaaatatttctgatctaaatgatgaaaatgatcaACTGAATGATCGCATTAAAAAGGCAACAGTTGACTCCAATataatcattgaaaataaaaggaagcaaactgaaattgaaacattgAAACAAAATCTTGAAGACgccaaaataaaaataaaaacccaagaagaaaatttgaataaactACAGCAAACGAAACTATCTCATGAAGACGATAACAAAAGTATAGTATCCGATAGATCATCGTTATTAAATGCTTTTGAAGAAGTGCATAAGCCCGACCAAAAATCCATAACGATAACAGATGTTAAATCATTTGcagatgaaaataattatgTTCTCCTTCCAAATAAAGACTATAATGAACTAAAAAATTCTGTGCAACCACTAACGTTGCAAGAAATGGCCACTAAATTAGAAAAGTCGGGTGAGAAGGTCATACCTGACTCAACATACATCGAGATgactgaaaaattacagAACCCATCGGAAGAATATCTATCATCTAAACTAGAATCTTCCTTTGATAAGATTccaattttcaaagacaCCTATAAACAGTTAACTGAACCAAACTTACAACACTTAAAGGactctttgaaaaaattcaatcaaaTTTGCGtatctgaagaagatttttctgccttaaataataaactGGAACACCCAACGTTAGAGTatttaaaatcaaaatcGAAAGAGCTTAATGTCGTATGTGTGCCTACTGTTCATTATGACAAAATTACAAACCCAACTTTAGAACAACTTTCCGCAAAGATCAAGGACTTAGGAAATGTAGTCTTATCTaatgattcatttaatCAATTGCAAAAGCAAGCCAATGAGGCCCATCCTGATTCGATCAAAAACACAGAATATAATACCCAAGATAAGGTAAGCATCATCAAATGGCTAGCAGATTCTATTCCAGATATGAAAGTAATTTCATCAGCAGAATATGAAGCACTCTCTGATCCAACGCAGGAATCtttagaagaaaaatgtaaTAAAAAGGGACTAACATGCCTACCGAAGGATAAGGCAGATTTGTTACTTATGAATTATGAAGCTCCAACCTTAGAATATTTAGGGAAAAAGGCATCAGAACAAGGTTATGACATTCAACCAAAATCAAAAGTCCTCAATTTGGTTAATAATTTCGAATCACCATCTGATGAGtttttgatgaagaaggcAGGGGAGAATGGTAAGACGATCGTACCTGTAAAGCGGTTCGATGAActaatttcaatctttgaacAGCCATCTATCgagtttttgaataaaaaaGCGGCTACTTATAACAAGAGATTAGTAGATATTCCCGAATATCAAGATCTTGTGAATATAAGGGACGAACCAAGTGAAAACTTTTTAATATCAAGTGCtaacaaattgaatatgaaaCTTATCCAAAAAGAGGAATATTCGAAACTAAGggatatttttgaaaatccTTCAGTAGAGTTCTTGAAAATGAAAGCTAACACTTTGAATTatgatattattgaaaaagataGGCTAACGGAACTGGATGGTATCTACGAAAAACCTTCTTTAAGTTTCTTGGAAGAAAAGGCAACATCTATTGATCAAAAGCTTGTCCCAATAGAGGAGTATTTATCTTTGAAGGCAACTTCGACCAGTCCAAATGTAGAATTCATAACTAACAAGGCCAAGGATTTAGATTGTACTGTCATTCCTACAGAAAAATACAAAACTTTGTTGGCTACTACTACCAACCCTAAATTTGAGTTCCTAGAGGAGAAGGTTAAATCGCTTGGTAAGGAAATTGTGCCTTTAGAAGAGTATAATAATTTACAAGAAAATTACAACCAACCAACAATGGAGTTCCTTGCAGCGAAAGCGAAATCTATGGGTCAATATATTTTGCCTGTAGATGAATATAACACTCTGCAAACGACATCTACTTCCCCACCTCTCGAGTTTTTAAGAGAAAAGGCAAACTCTATTGATTATCAAATTATAAGTTCTGCCGAATATAAACAGTTGCAGGATTCTATAACTCATCCTTCCCTCCAATTCCTAGTAGAAAAGGCATCTGAATTGGGTCAGCAAATTATTTCCATTGAcgaatttaaaaaattggagGACTTATCTACAAACCCAACTTTACCctttttggaaaagaaagcGTCTTTGCTAGGATATCATATTTTAAAATCGGATGACTACGagttattaaataaaaactCAACAAATCCATCTGTTGAACATCTTACTGATAAGGCTTCATCAATTGGCCAGTGCGTCATATCTAGAGAAAAATTAACCACTTTGACCCATTCAATAGATCAACCTTCTCGAGAATACCTTGTAGATAAGGCTACAGCCATAGGAGAGGAGTTGGTGCCATCAGAAGAACTTTTTAagttaaagaaaatttccaCGGAACCAACAATTGATTttcttattgaaaaagCCTCTTTGAAGGATTGTGTTCTGGTCGAATCAAGCAAGcaaaaagaattattaagaaGGATAGAAAATCCCACAAATAACGAACTAGAAAGTATACTTGCTAAGGAGAACAAAACAATTATATCCACACAAAAACTTGCTGACCTACACGAGTCACTAAACAAACCATCAGAAGGATATTTGAGGGAGAAAGCACAAACTCttgatttgattttgttaaGTGCAGATGATTACACTTccttgaaagaaaaaaataaagataaaaacTTTTTAATCACATCTCTTTCAACGATGGGACTAGCAACTGTTGACATTAATGAGCTCTCTAATTTGAAGGAGGCATCGGTGTCTAACAGTAACTTGGATCAATTGACAAAAAGATTAAATGATCTAGGTTACGTTCCCGTTACGcaagaacaatttgaagaatttagtACTCCTTTAGTGGATAAAGTAaacaaagatgaaattgaattgatGTGTTCAAAATTCTCTTTATATCCACTATCTGTGAGTGAGTATGAGAGCCTGAAGAAAAAGTCACAGCCTATCATATACTCTGATGATCAATTAATATCGATGCTGACAGCTAAGGGGATCGAATGTATCCCTAGAGAAGAATTAAGAgcaataaagaaaaatctGGAACATCCAAGCGTCGATTATCTTAAGGATAACGCAATTAAAGTTGATATGATTCTGATTGATAGAAACGCGTATGAAAATGACATGGAACTTTTGGAAACTCCATCGCTAGAATACATTACAGAGAAAGCGGCCACGTTAGGATACAAAACCATTAGCATTGAGGAGTATGAGCAAAATGAGAAACAATTTACGACTCCTTCGTTAGAATATTTAAGGGAGCATGTTAATGAGTTGAACATGGTACTATTgactgaagaagaaaaggaagaactGGATAGGAAGATTGAGAGCCCAAGCCTACCCTTCTTGGAGTCAAAGGTTTCGGATCTGGATATGAAAATTGTTAGTAACCAAGATTACCACGAGCTTATAAACAAAGTGGATTCGTTAGGTGCTGAGGACCTGAAACAGCTTGCAAGtaaacaaaatttaattgtaGTTCCAAAGGAGGAATATAATAATCTCAAAAACATCACAGAAAATCCATCACCACAACTAATAGAATCTGCTCTTCTCAAAATGAATTCGAAATTGATATTGGAAAACGACCTAAAGGAAATACAAGAACAGGCGGCTAACCCAAGTCCCAAATTTATTGCTGAAAAAGCAAAAAATCTGGGTTTGGTAGTAGCCAACCATTCTGACTACGAAAAGTTGAAAACTCTAGCCGAAGATAACTCATTAGATAGAGCTTCAGAAATTGCCAAGGAACATGGATATATTGTAATTAAAATAGACATGTTAGATGAAACTGTTACTGCTGGAAACAAAAAGTCTTCAAATCcatttgtttcaaatagTTCTATCGACCCAAACGATTATCTACTCTTAGAGAAAGCAAGATATGATATTTTAATAGATTGTAAGCAACTACCAACGAACAAGGAGgatataatgaatatgtGTTCTCATTTTGGTTATGTAGCTATCAGTTCCGATGAATATTCCAAACTACAACAAACCATAAAAATCAaggaaagagaagaagaagataatagCGCAAAGAGAACATCAGACAGGACATTGAATACATTAACAACTAAGCTTGGCGCTCCTGCTGATAACTTTGATATTCACGAGGAAGCAAAAAAGCTCAATTATCAACTTGTGCCCCTTGAGGAATATAATACATTACTCTCAAGAATCtccaaagaagaggatATAACTTTGGAAAAGTTGAAAGATTATGCAAAATCCTTTAATATGTTGTTAGTTCGTAATGACAGCAACCAATTCTCCCCATCGGAATCACAAAATgcaaattcaagaagaatttcatTGCATAGTGGAGACCATTCCTCAATGTTTAGTGTTGACTCGCTATCCACAGGTCAGTCCGTATACTACGATGCAACGCAATCCAGTCAAGTCATAGATTCTAGGGTTTCATTACTTACTGCGTCAACAACTAATTCCAGTGCTTTTACGGACGCATTAGATAACAATATCCCAGAAAACGAGACTCCATTGTTGGAAACAATTTCTCGTACGTCTACAGTACGTGCGGATGACGATGCTACTGGAACTATCAGCTTACCAACTATTGACGATTTAAGGACTTACGCAAAACAATTAGGGTACGTATTAATTCCTGTTGCCGAGACCAGTGATCCTTCACCTGGTGTCCCTGAACTAGTGGATGATGGTGGCAATGAAAGTGAAGATGAACTCTTTGATGAGAAAGAATTGGAGCGGAAAGCAGAGAGATTTGGTAAGGCACTAGTAACACTCTCCGATTTTGAgtattttgataatttgaaaaatggacATATAAGTCGAGACCTCTTAAATAAAGGTGCGTCGAACTTGGGTTTAATTATTATGGAAGAAGCTACCTATGAGAATCTAGAAAAGCAGGCAACAATTGACGAAGCTAAGATTAGaaagatttcttcaaactaTGGTCTCGTCGTTCTCAAAAAAGAAGAGCTGGAACACCTAAGGGAACAGTTGAACGATAATGAGTTAACAGTTGGAAATATTAAGGAAAGAGCCTCAAAACTAGGTTTTGTACCAGTTACCCTTTCAAACTACGAAACTTTGATGGCGTCTGTTGCTAAAAAAGACTCCACTGGAACTGATCAATCTGATCTAAAAGAACAGGAGTCAAAGTCGAGCTACGTTGCTGAAACACAGGCTGCTACAGTGCTTGACTCTGATATGAAGAAGGTGCACCAAGGGACCTCACCTTCTGAAGATTCAGTTACTACTGAGGGTACCATAAATAAAGAGGCTACGTCAGTATCAAATACTTCAGGTGATAACCACTTAACTGGATCGGAAGAAGCAGGCAGGGGGGTACCTCAGAATAAGGAAGATTTCATAAGGTTAGCCTCTGAATATGGACTAATTTCTATAACTAAAACTCGTTTTGATCAAATTAGAGAGGAATTGGAAAACCCaacattttccaaagaacAACTCATTAAAGAAGCAATGGACTTTAATATGatcattattacaaaagaagaatatgaagatcttcaaaaattgaaggaggaaaatgatttcaatGACACTTCAGGATATGCCGATGAAACACACGATATTGACAATGAAGTTGcacaattgaagaaagatgCAAGAAAATATGGACTTTTAAGTGTTCCCGAAAGCGCATTTATTGTTACTTCTTATGGTAACGAACCTGACGAAAATAACGTTGTCGTATTACCTGTTTCTTTTTATAATAGCTTACTAACCAAGGGCCAAGAGCAATTAAGTAAAGTTAGCGACGAAGAGTTGAAAAAAGAGGCCAACAAACGTGGTTTTATCATGAAACTACATTGGAATAACGATTCAGAATTAAAGCCACCTCCGATTATCTCTGCATCCACAGGTACTAGACCAGCTTCACACTTTAGAACTACCTCAGTAGAGTCAATGGATTCACCTTTAGGAAAAAGTGTCGCATCTGCTTCTGGGTCTATTGCATTCTCAGATTATGATTACCagaattcaaataaaaattcaTTACACTCACGTAAAACTTCCTTAGCAGGAAGCCACTCATCAAAGGGAATACAAGGTGCATCCAAGTCATTACGAACCGCATCTGTTGATGGTGGTATGTCATTGGCCACCGTAGCATCATTAAGTGAGCCTCGTATCATCCCAGCATTAACCCAAACAGTAATTGGTGAGTACTTATATAAATACTACCCAAGATTAGGTCCTCTAGGTTCAGAGGCTCGTCACGAGAGATATTTTTGGATTCATCCATATACCTTGACTTTATACTGGTCTGAATCCAACCCAATCATGGAGAACCCATCTAAAACCAAAACGAAAGGTGCAGCAATCCTTGGTGTGGAAAGTGtcattgataataatcCTTTACCTGTTGGGTTGTATCACAAGAGTATTGTTGTGAGGGCAGAAAatagaaatattaaattcacCTGTTCAACCCGACAAAGGCATAACATTTGGTATAATTCTTTGCGTTATTTGTTGCAAAGAAGTATGGAGGGCATCGATTTGGAGAACATTGCCGATGATCCATCCGATATGCTATATTCTGGAAAGATATTTCCATTACCTGGGGAAGATCAGGCTCATGCCAACAGACGTTTAACAATATCGAGGAGGTCAAgatcatattcttctttaaggagaaaaattccaaatagACCATCCAGCATTCAGAATTTAAGGACTCAAAGATAA
- the CTH1 gene encoding putative mRNA-binding protein CTH1 (ancestral locus Anc_8.333), whose translation MLYSNINNHYLNSNKNVTSLPTMFTATTPSLFSIADQHDDNNNYESKLKEMEDYYVKNLLNDTDDIEPDTRSKQLRTNNNVMNNTIATSASLIASQRQPISTHPYYSQMNHFQEMTLPGNEQRQIRTTRNNIVGGPLQQYLSNNNNYSNLMNENDLLSFPVMAPPNDNSIVSAHKSHKNSLEVEINSNFIPSSNVLPLTTENLEKLSLSEVPPAVINQPTLPIQKTTPKSPIHYTQSHSHPQNIQQQHHHHHHHQQQQQHQQQNVNKQLYKTELCESFTTKGHCKYGNKCQFAHGLHELKIKQRSNNFRTKPCVNWTKLGYCPYGKRCCFKHGDDRDIQIYIKAGALVPEEGDEGEHVMKHKNLHANVKELQRITW comes from the coding sequence ATGTTGTATTCGAACATAAACAACCATTACCTGAATAGCAATAAGAATGTGACGTCTTTGCCTACAATGTTTACAGCAACAACACCGTCCTTATTCTCTATAGCGGATCAACATGATGATAACAATAACTACGaatcaaaattaaaagaaatggaagattACTATGTAAAGAATCTACTTAATGATACCGATGACATAGAACCTGATACACGTTCAAAACAACTACGAACTAACAATAACGTTATGAATAACACTATTGCCACTAGTGCATCTTTAATCGCATCACAGAGACAGCCAATCTCTACGCATCCTTACTATTCTCAAATGAACCACTTCCAAGAAATGACATTACCAGGAAATGAACAAAGGCAAATACGGACAACGAGAAATAATATTGTAGGAGGCCCGCTACAACAATATCTAagcaataataacaactaTAGCAACTTAatgaatgaaaatgatcTCCTTTCATTTCCGGTTATGGCACCACCGAATGATAATAGTATTGTTTCAGCACATAAATCGCATaaaaattcattagaagtagaaattaattcaaattttatCCCAAGTTCGAACGTTTTACCACTGACTACTGAAAActtagaaaaattatccCTTTCAGAGGTGCCACCTGCAGTCATTAACCAACCGACACTCCCTATTCAAAAAACCACACCAAAATCACCTATACATTATACTCAGTCACATTCGCATcctcaaaatattcaacaacagcatcatcatcatcatcatcatcaacaacaacagcagcatcaacaacaaaacgTCAATAAGCAACTGTATAAAACAGAACTTTGTGAATCATTCACTACAAAGGGTCACTGTAAATATGGCAACAAATGTCAGTTTGCACATGGGTTACACGAACTAAAGATTAAACAAAGGTCGAACAATTTTAGAACCAAACCCTGTGTAAATTGGACAAAATTAGGATATTGCCCCTACGGGAAACGTTGTTGTTTTAAACACGGCGATGATAGagatattcaaatttatattAAAGCTGGCGCATTAGTACCAGAAGAAGGTGACGAAGGTGAACATGTTATGAAACATAAGAATTTGCATGCAAACGTCAAGGAGTTACAACGTATAACCTGGTGA
- the GIR2 gene encoding Gir2p (ancestral locus Anc_8.334) — translation MDYQEEQVQELEVLESIYPDELTINKGTYPGINFEVLLKLELDSDVLAASLTKQHSMLISFYLPEKYPDEAPTIKIQPQEVLLKDLHNDSDEDADEEGDETYGEDAPEFDDHGNRILNKLENLPDKISFQQYIPDLQVKLEEQIEDDMLIGMQMCFALISSIKEHCETWFSEQLHELDRQHELEIQKREKEEQAKFNGTKVTKDSFIEWRLKFRKELQLDTRDEMRRLQAHHGRLTGKQMFEQGVDGTIDDLDENFEDESSISINDQVAKVTDDLKEL, via the coding sequence ATGGATTACCAGGAAGAACAGGTGCAGGAGTTGGAGGTGTTAGAATCCATTTATCCTGATGAATTGACCATTAATAAGGGTACGTATCCAggaataaattttgaagttcttttaaaattggAACTAGATAGTGATGTCTTGGCAGCCTCATTGACTAAGCAGCATTCTATGTTAATTAGTTTTTACCTTCCTGAAAAGTATCCTGATGAGGCACCAACCATTAAAATTCAACCTCAGGAAGTTCTCCTAAAGGATCTTCACAATGACTCTGACGAGGATGcagatgaagaaggtgatgAAACGTATGGTGAGGATGCACCTGAATTTGATGACCATGGGAATAGAATACTGAATAAATTAGAAAACTTACCAGATAAGATAAGTTTCCAACAATATATTCCTGATTTACAGGTAAAATTagaagaacaaattgaagatgatatgTTAATTGGAATGCAAATGTGTTTTGCTCTGATTTCCTCCATAAAAGAACATTGTGAAACGTGGTTTTCTGAACAATTACATGAACTAGACAGACAACATGAATTGGAGATTCAAAAACGTGAGAAGGAAGAACAAGCCAAATTTAATGGTACCAAAGTTACTAAAGattcattcattgaatgGAGATTAAAATTCAGGAAGGAATTGCAATTAGATACTAGGGATGAGATGAGAAGGTTGCAAGCTCATCATGGTAGATTAACTGGTAAACAAATGTTCGAACAAGGTGTAGACGGTACCATTGACGATTTAGATGagaattttgaagatgagaGTAGCATTAGCATTAATGATCAAGTAGCCAAGGTTACTGACGATTTGAAAGAACTATAG
- the ENT5 gene encoding Ent5p (ancestral locus Anc_8.335) produces MDSLSKKIQNLGIHDIRNAARFAQNVIVQYEPYQVDIRRATNTDAWGPTPKHLSKVLRNRYQVPLYLMVEYTLKRLVDHIASRPKNFYEKARKEYVNYGAEWRVVLKCLVVIDFLILNVSEGDELNQVLSCLTTHKHILTREIPNFKVKFSNDGKMEIHERGIRKKGEDILQYMEDPHFLKKERSKNRKNAAKIRQQTETSIYNATPTMMAPSGTSYNANDIDQGFGDDDEEEDQESGKDLEFDLETEANLAPPSSTRPRRLSNLTEQRRQRREILRERIKNTEEQRKKQLQNSKNKNNDGTNNVKDLLDFDDFPAEPSSPSQAHADDDEDDEFGDFQSDASPAPTAIKTNNALPQSTTTSASTTNTSANLDDLLDFGGNGNSSDATTTNNTTTNTSSATKKDPFADLFTNSKSLI; encoded by the coding sequence ATGGACTCCCTATCCAAGAAGATCCAGAACCTGGGAATTCACGATATCCGTAATGCAGCCCGTTTTGCGCAGAACGTCATTGTCCAATATGAACCGTATCAGGTGGACATCCGTAGAGCCACCAATACAGATGCTTGGGGCCCCACACCAAAACATCTAAGTAAAGTGCTAAGAAATAGATACCAAGTCCCTCTATATTTGATGGTGGAATACACCTTGAAGAGATTAGTGGATCATATTGCCTCTAGACCAAAGAATTTTTATGAGAAGGCTAGAAAAGAATATGTTAATTATGGGGCTGAATGGAGAGTCGTTTTGAAATGTTTAGTCGTCATTgattttttgattttgaatgTCTCTGAGGGAGATGAACTGAATCAAGTCTTGAGTTGTTTGACTACTCATAAGCATATCTTGACGAGGGAGATCCCCAATTTTAAAGTGAAATTCTCAAATGATGggaaaatggaaattcaTGAACGTGGGATCAGGAAGAAGGGTGAagatattcttcaatatatgGAAGACCCTCATTTCttaaagaaggaaagatCCAAGAACAGAAAGAATGCTGCAAAGATTCGACAGCAAACTGAGACATCTATATATAATGCTACTCCAACAATGATGGCCCCATCAGGTACCTCATATAATGCAAACGATATAGATCAAGGGTTTGgtgatgacgatgaagaagaagatcaagaatCAGGTAAAGATTTAGAATTTGATTTAGAAACAGAGGCTAATTTAGCACCTCCATCATCAACTCGTCCTCGTAGATTATCTAATTTGACAGAACAAAGAAgacaaagaagagaaataCTCAGGGAAAGAATTAAGAACACAGAAGAACAAAGGaagaaacaattgcaaaactccaagaacaaaaataatgatggaaCTAATAATGTAAAGGATCTATTAGATTTTGATGACTTCCCAGCTGAACCATCATCTCCTTCTCAAGCTCATGccgatgatgatgaagatgatgaatttggaGATTTCCAGAGTGATGCAAGCCCTGCACCAACAGCAATCAAAACTAATAATGCCCTACCACAATCTACCACTACTTCGGCTTCCACAACCAATACAAGCGCTAACttggatgatttattagACTTTGGAGGAAATGGTAACTCTTCTGATGCTACGACCACAAATAATACCACCACGAATACCTCTTCTGCAACGAAAAAAGATCCATTTGCCGATCTTTTCACTAATTCTAAATCATTGATATAA